One Brevibacillus choshinensis genomic window carries:
- a CDS encoding DUF3231 family protein → MGILSGNPQNEPMHYGEVFGVWSYLSIGKGLFVGYQTLINHTGDKDLKSFLEDLIRNMKPEMEQIENLLKANGIAPPPTPPERPVASLESIPVGARFNDPEIAAMVAADLAAGLVACSQIIGQSIREDIAMTFAQLHTAKAQAGARLLRISKEKGWLVPPPLHLQAPELVHA, encoded by the coding sequence ATGGGAATCTTAAGCGGAAATCCTCAAAATGAACCGATGCATTACGGAGAAGTTTTCGGTGTATGGAGCTATCTATCCATCGGGAAAGGCTTGTTCGTCGGTTATCAAACCCTCATCAATCATACCGGTGACAAGGACTTAAAGAGTTTTCTGGAAGATCTGATTCGAAATATGAAGCCGGAGATGGAACAAATCGAAAATCTCCTGAAGGCAAATGGCATTGCGCCTCCGCCTACGCCACCTGAACGTCCCGTTGCTTCATTAGAAAGCATTCCAGTTGGCGCTCGATTCAATGATCCCGAGATTGCCGCCATGGTAGCCGCTGATCTAGCTGCCGGATTAGTTGCTTGCAGCCAAATTATCGGCCAAAGCATTCGGGAAGATATCGCCATGACATTTGCCCAGCTTCACACTGCAAAAGCGCAAGCAGGTGCACGCCTTCTCAGAATCAGCAAGGAAAAAGGATGGCTAGTGCCACCGCCCCTGCATTTGCAAGCCCCTGAGCTCGTACATGCGTAG
- a CDS encoding carboxymuconolactone decarboxylase family protein: MNSYYSPANLERISDLMKRSPAAAEAYLQFERQVYEAPSLLSQKMKELIALTVAHVTGCPYCIDVHVKKFKALDGTMEEIMEALLVAASTRAGAILSHGLNALISHEEANGKLPKDDSKVDRDPQCFC; the protein is encoded by the coding sequence ATGAACTCGTACTATTCCCCGGCAAATTTAGAACGGATTTCCGATTTGATGAAAAGGAGCCCTGCTGCAGCGGAGGCTTATCTGCAATTTGAGCGTCAAGTGTACGAAGCCCCCAGCCTGCTTTCGCAGAAGATGAAGGAATTGATCGCCTTGACGGTCGCCCATGTGACAGGCTGCCCCTACTGCATCGATGTCCATGTGAAGAAATTCAAAGCTCTGGACGGGACGATGGAGGAAATCATGGAGGCGCTGCTCGTAGCTGCTTCTACACGCGCGGGTGCCATTCTCAGCCACGGATTGAATGCTCTGATTTCGCATGAAGAAGCAAATGGAAAGCTTCCCAAGGATGACAGCAAAGTCGATAGGGATCCGCAATGCTTCTGCTGA
- a CDS encoding Crp/Fnr family transcriptional regulator → MDAEQILQVRHAFPFFEEVPDQQWEQSGVQLINLSAQPAVIGEGHLFEHASFVLRGCVRIYKISSAGKELTLYRVRKGEFCVIMIASILGETGYEAIAEIEEETELLVLPVRLFREWMQDYKGLSSFIYRMFIKRMVSVAGLAEDMAFQSMDHRVAQWLLKKAKDHADAPLYVTHDSISKDLGTAREVISKVLKGFERRGWIRMARGKVYISQRAELERLISW, encoded by the coding sequence TTGGATGCAGAGCAAATTTTGCAAGTGCGGCATGCTTTCCCGTTCTTTGAGGAGGTTCCCGACCAGCAGTGGGAGCAATCGGGTGTCCAATTGATCAACCTGTCCGCCCAACCCGCCGTGATAGGGGAAGGGCACTTGTTTGAACACGCATCTTTCGTGCTGCGAGGTTGCGTGCGCATTTATAAAATCAGTTCGGCCGGAAAGGAATTGACGCTGTATCGGGTGAGAAAGGGGGAGTTTTGTGTCATCATGATAGCCAGCATTCTGGGAGAAACCGGCTATGAGGCGATAGCGGAAATCGAAGAAGAGACGGAATTGCTGGTGCTTCCCGTCCGGTTGTTCCGGGAATGGATGCAGGACTATAAAGGGCTCAGCTCATTCATTTATCGCATGTTTATCAAGCGAATGGTTTCCGTGGCAGGGCTGGCAGAGGACATGGCTTTCCAATCGATGGATCACCGTGTGGCGCAATGGCTGCTGAAAAAAGCGAAGGACCATGCCGACGCTCCGCTGTATGTGACACACGACTCCATATCAAAGGACTTGGGAACCGCTAGGGAAGTCATAAGCAAAGTGCTGAAGGGATTTGAACGGAGGGGGTGGATCCGCATGGCCCGTGGGAAAGTGTACATCTCGCAGCGTGCCGAGCTCGAGCGGTTGATCTCCTGGTAA
- a CDS encoding GNAT family N-acetyltransferase, with product MEEMTYRELKLEELGSTLLSRFNRFQETRRVWYIEDGQWKQKDDHFVERWDEAKKQWVLQDLRRCVQNGGVVVGAFLDETMVGFANVEGALFGSQKEYLELPYIHVTHECRGKRIGRELFALCCEKATKLGAKKLYIAAHPSIETQQFYRSVGCTLAQEINPAIYEREPLDIQLERLL from the coding sequence ATGGAGGAAATGACGTATAGAGAGCTGAAGCTGGAGGAGTTGGGCTCCACGTTGCTCAGCCGTTTCAACCGGTTTCAGGAAACCCGTCGAGTCTGGTACATCGAAGACGGTCAGTGGAAGCAAAAGGACGATCACTTTGTCGAGCGGTGGGATGAAGCGAAGAAACAGTGGGTCCTGCAGGATCTGAGGCGGTGTGTGCAAAATGGCGGTGTCGTAGTTGGCGCTTTTCTGGATGAGACGATGGTCGGCTTTGCCAATGTGGAGGGAGCGCTGTTCGGGAGTCAAAAAGAATACCTGGAGTTGCCCTATATTCACGTCACCCATGAGTGCAGAGGCAAACGAATCGGGAGGGAATTGTTTGCGCTGTGCTGCGAGAAGGCCACGAAGCTGGGAGCCAAAAAGCTGTATATTGCCGCACACCCTTCGATCGAGACGCAACAGTTCTATCGCTCGGTCGGCTGCACGTTGGCGCAGGAAATCAATCCGGCCATCTATGAAAGAGAGCCGCTCGATATCCAGCTGGAGAGGTTGTTATAG
- a CDS encoding acyl-CoA thioesterase — MLADRFVRETRTFKASHVLPPDTNNHNTLFGGKLMSYIDDVASLSAMKLARGPVVTASTDSVDFLQPIPVDHEVSLEAFVTWTHKTSMEIFVKIVAEDLLTGERTVCATSFLTFVALGADGKPTIVPKVIPETKEEIFLHDSAQERADARKQRRTRSKHLADLLGTTRPWES; from the coding sequence ATGCTTGCAGATCGCTTTGTCCGGGAGACACGCACTTTTAAAGCGAGTCATGTCCTCCCCCCCGATACGAACAATCACAACACGCTTTTTGGAGGCAAGCTGATGTCCTATATCGACGACGTCGCTTCGCTCTCTGCCATGAAGCTCGCTCGTGGACCTGTCGTGACGGCATCCACCGACTCGGTTGACTTTTTGCAGCCGATCCCGGTCGATCACGAAGTGTCTCTGGAAGCCTTCGTGACTTGGACGCACAAGACCTCGATGGAAATCTTCGTCAAGATCGTAGCAGAAGACCTGCTGACTGGGGAGAGAACCGTTTGCGCCACTTCCTTTTTGACGTTCGTCGCTTTGGGAGCAGATGGCAAGCCCACGATCGTACCGAAGGTCATCCCGGAAACAAAAGAGGAAATCTTCCTGCATGACAGCGCGCAGGAACGAGCAGACGCCCGAAAGCAGCGACGCACCCGCAGCAAGCATTTGGCTGATCTCCTCGGAACGACGAGACCTTGGGAATCCTAG
- a CDS encoding WG repeat-containing protein produces the protein MKKQIFTAFTAVLLGASAWMPTAQAANFTSIQPYITDYKFGFTNGTKLVTQPVYDEFTIHTAWTVVTKAGKKGILDNKTGKEITPAIWDQIEVPSPGKIAIVQKGGWFQYLDLGTGKLSATKFAGGHTYYFSPAHEMVILMVGQTSMLLDSSGKVLIPPTAGKLSVVQLADTSQPNKDETKTTRYVLRSASKQITLYDPVTFTPKFTLKNAEWIPNEGGPDTAYLKVRSGGKEGLVDVSGKYALAPQYNALYFWNNGYVRVEGPKGVGLWKDGKMMAEPQYADVGIPSTDTFSTMAKDSITYHSVSKGASVTLKKGAELLDGRYVLGQDVKTGLYGVVELGGEAVIPFVYPRVEGPPAARLLVRADGKKGLIPSWEQKMAEPTVWFDSLTTLGGSYSMLAIQDGKKIGLYSETRGILLEPEENTVITYDQKTGRVIVKSADGKTTAYGFDGNVIHDTAEMERALTDHLAVTGNPETGYVLIDRETKGPISKTYRSIYMEGDGKNLIVALDGKVADLYSPDGELLTKEIQVPLVEPSSNQPPLSFATVGGVVYTAGVKADSDKWALISIKDGQLQPVSEFAYVNVTPRNTSKSYFFTLGRPDGTSDVWGGVNGEMKQQVERATSVQTVESMDRVFIQKGTGWDVYSPDGQMQSNGSYGSLKYLDAGDGKPGAIAYQDGKSGMWGLLSIDGKQLTEAKFDNLYPTRQVFPQLWLETSSQASFVFMTKQRLGYLDQNGQETFQTALLTKKPTITNRPLASTQTLVSYSDILRQDPLELVAFDKPYSWPEGVSSEKRFFANLALHLNLPKEAGKEEVLEELIGKGIIKQDDSRTDLSDEDMFALCYYMETGQISQMTYASLLEWAYKRGLVIQRGGHNYYQSMDLYHEYHQMFFREMLRTPAGKKAAQPKKLSLATLSTAQKNMLESMILVNGKAWDQLPLPLPKEEWTGAMNALIDQYNKQAPQMLANYLKQQQQ, from the coding sequence ATGAAGAAACAGATATTCACGGCGTTTACGGCCGTTTTGCTCGGTGCAAGCGCATGGATGCCTACTGCACAAGCAGCCAATTTTACTTCCATTCAACCTTATATCACCGACTATAAATTCGGCTTTACCAATGGGACGAAGCTCGTTACCCAGCCGGTCTACGACGAATTTACTATCCATACAGCGTGGACGGTAGTCACCAAGGCCGGTAAAAAAGGCATTCTCGATAACAAGACGGGAAAAGAAATCACACCGGCGATCTGGGATCAAATCGAAGTGCCGAGCCCAGGCAAAATCGCCATCGTCCAAAAAGGCGGATGGTTTCAGTATCTGGATCTGGGGACAGGAAAGCTCTCAGCCACCAAATTTGCCGGAGGGCACACTTATTATTTTTCACCGGCCCATGAAATGGTGATCCTGATGGTCGGGCAGACGTCCATGCTGCTCGATTCATCGGGCAAGGTCTTGATCCCGCCAACAGCCGGGAAACTATCCGTGGTGCAGCTCGCAGATACATCGCAGCCGAACAAGGATGAGACGAAAACAACGCGATATGTACTCAGGAGCGCGTCCAAGCAGATTACACTGTACGATCCGGTGACGTTCACCCCGAAATTCACCCTCAAAAATGCCGAATGGATCCCCAATGAAGGCGGGCCGGATACCGCGTATCTGAAGGTGAGATCTGGAGGCAAGGAAGGATTGGTGGACGTTTCCGGAAAATACGCACTCGCCCCCCAATACAACGCTTTGTATTTCTGGAATAACGGTTATGTTCGCGTCGAAGGGCCCAAAGGAGTGGGGCTTTGGAAAGACGGAAAAATGATGGCAGAGCCACAGTATGCGGATGTAGGCATCCCATCCACAGATACATTCTCGACCATGGCCAAAGACAGCATTACGTACCATTCGGTCTCCAAAGGAGCGTCCGTGACACTCAAAAAAGGAGCCGAGTTACTGGATGGTCGGTATGTGCTCGGACAGGACGTAAAAACCGGACTGTACGGGGTTGTTGAATTGGGCGGAGAAGCAGTCATTCCGTTCGTTTATCCGCGGGTAGAGGGACCACCGGCCGCGCGACTTTTGGTGCGGGCAGACGGCAAGAAGGGCCTCATCCCGAGCTGGGAGCAAAAAATGGCAGAGCCAACGGTCTGGTTTGACAGCCTCACGACTTTGGGCGGTTCCTACAGCATGCTGGCCATCCAGGATGGAAAGAAGATCGGCCTGTATTCCGAGACCCGTGGAATTCTCCTTGAGCCCGAAGAAAATACGGTGATCACCTATGATCAAAAAACAGGCAGGGTTATTGTAAAGTCTGCTGACGGCAAGACGACAGCGTACGGCTTTGACGGAAACGTAATCCATGATACCGCGGAAATGGAACGAGCTCTCACGGACCATCTGGCGGTAACGGGCAATCCCGAAACGGGCTATGTTCTGATCGATCGCGAGACAAAGGGCCCCATCAGCAAGACGTACCGCAGCATTTACATGGAGGGTGACGGTAAAAATCTCATCGTCGCCTTAGACGGGAAAGTAGCCGATCTGTATTCCCCGGATGGCGAGCTCCTGACAAAGGAGATTCAAGTTCCTTTGGTGGAACCCTCCAGCAACCAGCCGCCTCTTTCATTTGCGACGGTGGGTGGAGTGGTTTATACGGCAGGGGTAAAAGCTGATTCGGACAAATGGGCCTTGATCAGCATCAAAGACGGACAGCTGCAGCCTGTAAGCGAGTTTGCGTACGTCAATGTCACCCCAAGAAATACATCGAAAAGCTACTTCTTCACGCTGGGGCGCCCGGATGGAACGAGTGATGTCTGGGGGGGCGTCAACGGAGAAATGAAGCAGCAGGTCGAACGGGCGACATCCGTACAAACAGTGGAAAGTATGGATCGAGTATTCATCCAGAAGGGAACAGGCTGGGACGTCTATTCTCCTGATGGGCAGATGCAAAGCAATGGCAGCTACGGCTCCCTGAAGTATCTGGACGCGGGCGATGGCAAACCTGGGGCGATTGCCTATCAAGATGGGAAATCAGGCATGTGGGGACTACTGAGCATCGACGGGAAACAACTGACTGAGGCAAAATTCGATAATCTGTATCCGACCAGGCAAGTGTTCCCGCAATTATGGCTAGAGACCAGCAGTCAGGCGTCGTTTGTTTTCATGACAAAGCAGCGCCTCGGCTATCTGGACCAAAACGGACAGGAAACCTTCCAGACAGCATTATTGACCAAAAAGCCGACAATTACGAATCGTCCGTTGGCGTCGACTCAGACATTGGTGTCTTATTCAGATATCCTCCGTCAAGATCCGTTGGAGCTGGTCGCCTTTGACAAGCCGTACAGCTGGCCAGAGGGTGTCTCCAGTGAAAAAAGATTCTTTGCCAATTTGGCCTTGCACCTCAATCTGCCAAAAGAGGCCGGCAAGGAAGAGGTGCTGGAAGAGCTCATCGGCAAAGGAATCATCAAGCAAGACGATAGCCGTACGGACTTGAGTGATGAAGATATGTTTGCTCTTTGCTACTATATGGAGACGGGGCAGATTAGCCAGATGACCTATGCCTCGTTGTTGGAGTGGGCGTATAAGCGGGGATTGGTGATTCAGCGCGGCGGACACAACTACTATCAGTCCATGGATTTGTATCACGAGTATCACCAAATGTTTTTCCGTGAGATGCTTCGCACACCAGCTGGCAAGAAGGCGGCTCAGCCGAAAAAGCTGTCGCTGGCAACACTCAGTACAGCCCAGAAAAACATGCTGGAATCCATGATTCTCGTCAACGGAAAAGCATGGGATCAGCTGCCTCTCCCGTTGCCGAAGGAGGAGTGGACAGGGGCCATGAATGCGTTGATTGATCAGTACAACAAGCAAGCGCCGCAGATGCTGGCGAATTATCTCAAACAACAACAGCAGTAG
- a CDS encoding NAD(P)-dependent oxidoreductase, whose amino-acid sequence MTLQAKETVIGFVGTGVMGKSMASHFLKAGYSVVVYTRTKEKAADLLAAGAVWKERVSEVAQASDVIITMVGYPSDVEEVYLGAEGIVPHAKPGSFLIDMTTSKPSLARRIYEEAKKRDLFSLDAPVSGGDIGAREARLTIMVGGDQEAFDAMEPLLKIMGTNVVLQGGPGAGQHTKMCNQIAIATNMIGVCEAIAYAKKAGLDPSRVLESIAAGAAGSWSLSNLAPRMIAGNFEPGFYIKHFIKDMGIALEAAKEMGLLTPGLELSKSLYDELAAAGFEDNGTQALIKWFEK is encoded by the coding sequence GTGACCTTGCAAGCAAAAGAGACTGTAATCGGATTTGTCGGGACCGGGGTAATGGGCAAAAGCATGGCGTCTCATTTCCTCAAAGCAGGCTACTCGGTAGTCGTGTACACGAGAACCAAGGAGAAGGCAGCGGATTTGCTGGCTGCAGGCGCAGTCTGGAAAGAACGCGTCTCGGAAGTGGCACAGGCATCTGATGTCATCATTACCATGGTCGGATATCCGAGTGATGTGGAAGAAGTGTATCTCGGTGCCGAGGGAATCGTGCCTCACGCAAAGCCGGGATCTTTTTTAATCGATATGACGACGTCCAAGCCTTCTTTGGCGAGAAGGATTTACGAAGAAGCCAAGAAGCGCGATCTTTTTTCGCTGGATGCACCGGTTTCCGGCGGCGATATCGGGGCGCGTGAAGCTCGTCTGACGATCATGGTGGGCGGCGATCAGGAAGCGTTTGACGCGATGGAGCCCCTGCTGAAAATCATGGGCACCAATGTCGTGCTTCAAGGCGGACCAGGTGCAGGTCAGCACACCAAAATGTGCAATCAAATCGCGATCGCAACGAACATGATCGGAGTGTGCGAAGCCATTGCCTATGCGAAGAAAGCGGGCCTCGATCCGTCGCGTGTGCTGGAAAGCATTGCCGCGGGCGCAGCGGGAAGCTGGTCGCTCAGCAATTTGGCTCCGCGCATGATTGCAGGAAACTTCGAGCCGGGCTTCTACATCAAGCATTTTATCAAAGACATGGGAATCGCACTGGAAGCAGCGAAGGAAATGGGCCTCTTGACACCGGGGCTGGAGCTGTCCAAATCGCTGTATGACGAGCTGGCGGCAGCTGGTTTCGAGGACAACGGCACACAGGCGCTCATCAAGTGGTTTGAGAAATAA
- a CDS encoding Crp/Fnr family transcriptional regulator has protein sequence MKERTDKAMLSSLIRASQLSPIFGDDTVSEMHLYEAEKGEILCSKGDQLTQMYFLLAGKIKIFTTSPNGKSLLLRFNNPLAIVGDIEFISQCEVRNTVEFVQPSLVIGISYKLLQERFVNHPPFLQFILQKISHKLYTSSNSTSLNLLYPVENRFASYLLSTISVESASVELQTSKLTEVAELLGTSYRHLNRVIRNLCDAQIIERKKGALLISDREKIEQLASGNIYE, from the coding sequence ATGAAAGAACGGACAGATAAAGCCATGCTGAGCTCTCTCATCCGAGCGAGCCAGCTCTCCCCCATTTTTGGCGATGACACAGTCAGTGAAATGCATTTGTACGAAGCGGAGAAAGGTGAGATTCTCTGCTCCAAAGGCGATCAGCTCACCCAGATGTACTTTTTACTCGCAGGCAAAATCAAGATTTTCACGACTTCTCCAAACGGCAAATCCCTGCTTTTGCGATTTAACAACCCGCTAGCGATCGTCGGGGATATCGAGTTCATTTCCCAGTGCGAGGTGCGCAATACCGTAGAGTTCGTGCAGCCGAGCCTGGTGATCGGCATCAGCTACAAGCTGCTGCAGGAACGCTTCGTGAATCACCCGCCTTTTCTGCAATTTATTCTGCAAAAGATCAGCCACAAGCTCTATACCTCGTCCAACTCCACCAGCTTGAATTTGTTATACCCGGTGGAAAATCGCTTTGCCAGTTACCTGCTCTCCACCATTTCGGTCGAATCCGCGTCTGTGGAACTGCAGACATCCAAGCTGACAGAAGTGGCAGAGCTTCTCGGGACCAGCTATCGTCATTTGAACCGAGTCATCCGGAATCTGTGCGATGCGCAAATCATCGAACGTAAAAAAGGAGCCCTGCTCATTTCCGACAGGGAGAAAATCGAGCAATTGGCGAGTGGAAACATTTACGAATAA
- a CDS encoding DMT family transporter: MQGILYSLLAGVFICLQSVFNAQASEKLGMWLTNAIVHGLGFLVSFSIFLAVRDGDLHKIGEVNKVYLLGGVFGALIVFFVMKGITSIGPAYSVSILLVSQLIVALVIDSLGLFGVEKVPLNLSKVAGIAIMITGLIIFKLK; the protein is encoded by the coding sequence GTGCAAGGCATTCTTTATTCGTTGCTCGCAGGCGTCTTCATTTGCTTGCAAAGCGTATTCAACGCCCAAGCGAGCGAAAAGCTGGGCATGTGGCTGACCAATGCCATCGTGCATGGATTGGGCTTTCTGGTATCCTTTTCCATTTTCCTGGCGGTTCGTGATGGGGATCTGCACAAGATCGGTGAGGTCAACAAAGTCTACTTGCTTGGCGGCGTATTCGGAGCATTGATCGTATTCTTCGTCATGAAAGGGATTACTTCGATCGGACCCGCCTACTCTGTCTCCATATTGCTCGTCTCGCAACTCATCGTCGCTTTGGTGATCGATTCGCTCGGGTTGTTCGGCGTGGAGAAAGTACCGTTGAATCTCAGCAAGGTGGCGGGCATTGCCATCATGATCACAGGCTTGATCATCTTCAAGCTGAAATAA
- a CDS encoding aminopeptidase has product MRDERIGKIASNLLDYSLDVQPGENIMLMVYDEGEALAAELVKQLYAKGAYPHLRYVRPKVQREWLKGLTESQLAQLVRWEEEMWMGMQGYIGIHGETNGSEMRDVPEEKNRMYARAYRQISHHIDNKVKGMRINYPTSALAQKANMSTEAFEDFYFDVCAFDYRKMAKACQPLYELMEQTDRVRIVSPGTDLSFSIKGIKTRTAVGKRNMPDGEVYTSPVRDSIEGTISYNTPSQYKGTLFENVRFVFREGKIVEATANHTERLNQILDSDEGARYIGEFAIAFHPHILHPMGDTLFDEKIAGSFHLTPGQAYEEADNGNKSTIHWDLISIQRPEYGGGEIWFDDRLIRKDGLFVHEALLGLNPEHLGK; this is encoded by the coding sequence ATGAGAGACGAACGCATTGGCAAGATTGCGAGCAATCTGCTGGATTACAGTCTGGATGTGCAGCCTGGAGAGAATATCATGCTCATGGTATACGACGAAGGAGAGGCACTGGCAGCCGAGCTGGTCAAGCAGCTGTATGCAAAAGGAGCCTATCCTCACTTGCGTTATGTGCGACCCAAGGTGCAACGGGAATGGCTGAAGGGACTGACGGAATCGCAGCTCGCCCAATTGGTCCGCTGGGAAGAAGAAATGTGGATGGGGATGCAGGGCTACATCGGCATTCACGGAGAGACCAACGGCAGCGAAATGCGGGATGTGCCGGAAGAAAAGAATCGCATGTACGCGCGAGCTTATCGGCAAATTTCCCATCATATCGATAACAAAGTCAAAGGGATGCGCATCAACTACCCGACGTCTGCCTTGGCCCAAAAGGCAAATATGTCCACCGAGGCGTTTGAAGACTTTTATTTTGACGTGTGCGCATTCGATTACCGGAAAATGGCGAAAGCATGTCAGCCGCTCTATGAGCTGATGGAACAGACGGATCGAGTCCGGATCGTCAGCCCGGGGACGGATCTTTCGTTTTCGATCAAGGGGATCAAAACGAGAACGGCGGTAGGCAAGCGCAACATGCCGGACGGCGAGGTGTATACATCTCCCGTGCGTGACTCCATCGAGGGGACCATCAGCTACAACACACCGAGTCAATATAAAGGGACATTGTTTGAAAATGTCCGGTTTGTCTTCCGAGAAGGCAAAATCGTGGAGGCAACAGCCAATCATACGGAAAGACTGAATCAAATATTGGACAGTGACGAAGGGGCCCGCTACATCGGGGAGTTTGCCATCGCTTTTCACCCGCACATCCTCCATCCGATGGGAGACACCCTGTTCGACGAAAAGATTGCAGGCAGCTTCCATCTGACGCCAGGCCAGGCCTACGAAGAGGCGGACAATGGAAACAAGAGCACGATCCACTGGGATTTGATCTCCATCCAGCGGCCAGAGTACGGGGGCGGCGAAATTTGGTTTGACGACAGACTGATCCGCAAAGACGGGCTCTTTGTTCATGAGGCACTGCTGGGGCTGAATCCGGAACATCTCGGGAAATAA
- a CDS encoding MgtC/SapB family protein, whose product MEYLNVIYEQHVFMNLEMYIRVVVSAFLGLFIGWDRSHRNKPAGLKTYMYVSVACTLITLVSIYSTKMYSSPNSGTMMDPMRLAAQIVTGLGFLGAGVILKDGLQVKGLTSAAMIFFAGGIGIGIGAGFYGIVIFSVFVSFALARISQRFEEVQHRRVENSEKPNSVKQQGVS is encoded by the coding sequence ATGGAATATCTGAATGTCATTTACGAACAGCATGTCTTCATGAATCTGGAGATGTACATCCGTGTGGTTGTCAGCGCATTCCTCGGATTGTTTATCGGGTGGGATCGCTCCCATCGCAACAAGCCGGCAGGGTTAAAGACGTACATGTACGTTTCTGTCGCCTGCACGCTGATTACGCTGGTCTCCATTTACAGCACAAAGATGTACAGCTCTCCGAATAGCGGGACGATGATGGATCCGATGCGTCTGGCTGCTCAGATCGTGACAGGGCTCGGTTTTCTGGGAGCGGGCGTAATCTTGAAGGATGGCTTGCAGGTAAAAGGCTTGACTTCTGCTGCCATGATTTTTTTCGCAGGCGGTATCGGAATCGGAATCGGTGCCGGATTCTACGGGATCGTGATCTTCTCCGTTTTCGTTTCCTTCGCGTTGGCGAGGATCAGCCAGCGCTTTGAAGAGGTGCAGCATCGGCGTGTGGAAAACAGCGAAAAACCAAATTCAGTGAAGCAGCAAGGGGTAAGTTGA
- a CDS encoding MFS transporter has translation MKQKQAATTRRALVASLIGSSIEYYDYLLFGTMASLVFGKLFFPTLDSFAGLLLAYASFGIPYFFRPLGGIIFSHIGDRIGRKKTLVLTLALMGLSTVLIGCLPNYETIGIWAPILLVLLRLVQGIGIGGEWGGALLLAVEYSPKNKRGFGGSIPMMGSAVGMLLGTVTVSIMGLLPEQQFMSWGWRVPFLLSVVLVFVGLWIRRGLEETPDFQEIKESGNVSKFPLAETFRHYRKEVLLTIGVKLVESAPFYIFATFVISYATGQLHMDKVSVLNAVTLGTLFSAFVIPFTGILADRIGRKRIFILGTSGMILFAFPYFHLLSYQSVFTLTLATVLGMGLWGVITAVMGTLVSDMFGTRVRYTGISIGYQVGAALAGGMAPLIATALIHSFNGSWLPVGIFLIVIGAISLVSALFVPSSIPPVYSTSDRI, from the coding sequence ATGAAGCAAAAGCAGGCAGCAACAACGAGAAGAGCTTTAGTAGCGAGTCTGATTGGCAGTTCCATTGAGTATTACGATTACTTGCTGTTTGGAACGATGGCATCACTTGTCTTTGGCAAACTCTTTTTCCCTACGCTCGATTCCTTTGCAGGGTTGCTCCTGGCTTACGCTTCGTTTGGTATCCCGTATTTTTTCAGACCGCTCGGCGGCATTATTTTCAGTCATATCGGCGACAGGATCGGCCGCAAAAAAACGTTGGTTTTGACGCTGGCTTTGATGGGATTGTCGACCGTTTTGATCGGGTGTTTGCCTAATTATGAAACCATCGGCATCTGGGCTCCCATTCTGCTTGTGCTGCTTCGTCTGGTTCAAGGAATCGGGATCGGCGGAGAATGGGGAGGGGCATTGCTGCTGGCCGTGGAATATTCACCGAAAAACAAGAGGGGTTTTGGCGGCAGTATTCCCATGATGGGATCGGCTGTCGGCATGCTGCTCGGAACGGTGACCGTATCGATCATGGGGCTGCTTCCGGAGCAGCAGTTTATGTCTTGGGGCTGGCGTGTTCCGTTTCTACTCAGCGTGGTTCTGGTATTCGTCGGCTTATGGATTCGACGCGGTTTGGAAGAGACTCCGGATTTTCAGGAGATCAAGGAAAGCGGCAATGTATCCAAATTTCCTTTGGCAGAGACCTTCCGTCATTATCGAAAGGAAGTGCTGTTGACGATCGGGGTCAAGCTGGTCGAATCGGCTCCGTTTTATATTTTCGCGACGTTTGTCATTTCCTACGCGACGGGACAGCTGCATATGGATAAAGTATCGGTATTGAATGCGGTGACACTGGGGACTTTGTTTTCGGCTTTTGTCATTCCTTTCACGGGAATTCTCGCAGACAGGATCGGCCGCAAGCGGATCTTCATTCTGGGCACGTCAGGCATGATTCTCTTCGCCTTTCCTTATTTTCACCTGCTCTCTTACCAGTCCGTCTTTACGCTGACGCTGGCGACTGTTCTGGGGATGGGGCTGTGGGGTGTGATTACCGCGGTGATGGGGACGCTGGTCTCTGACATGTTCGGCACCCGGGTGAGATACACCGGGATTTCGATAGGCTATCAGGTAGGCGCGGCGTTGGCAGGGGGCATGGCGCCATTGATCGCGACAGCGCTCATTCACTCCTTCAACGGCTCATGGTTGCCAGTAGGAATCTTCCTCATTGTGATCGGAGCGATCTCTCTGGTATCTGCTTTGTTTGTTCCAAGCTCAATTCCACCGGTCTATTCAACGAGCGACCGCATATAA